One stretch of SAR324 cluster bacterium DNA includes these proteins:
- a CDS encoding ABC transporter permease: MPEATKTDKGGTSNNWDAKQFAIRYGFLIVMAALYLLFSILEPAFLTWSNQFSILLGIAIYGILALGVTFTLVVDGLDLSIGSVAALSVMISSYCMVVLEQGAVISVIICLLLGALVGLLNGLLIVKMKIPDLLTTLGMMFLIQGLQLIPSAGRTISEGMLMEDGEEAMGFFDPSFLYLGQGRLFGVIPIPVIVMLVIALLVYIVLDHTRWGRVMYAIGGNPEATRLAGAPVNLYRIMAYVISGTIASIGGVLLVARVGVGDITSGTGLLLDAVGAALIGFAVFGVRRPNPFGTLVGAIFIGVLLSGLTMLSLPYYTQDFIKGGVLVLSLMFTFALAKRS; this comes from the coding sequence ATGCCTGAAGCTACAAAAACTGACAAAGGTGGAACTTCCAATAATTGGGATGCCAAGCAATTTGCCATTCGCTATGGATTTTTGATTGTGATGGCTGCCTTATACCTGTTGTTCAGCATTTTGGAACCTGCCTTTTTGACCTGGAGTAATCAGTTTTCCATTCTATTGGGCATCGCGATTTATGGCATTCTCGCACTTGGTGTCACTTTTACCCTAGTTGTGGATGGCTTGGATCTATCCATTGGCTCCGTCGCGGCTCTGAGTGTGATGATCTCCTCCTACTGCATGGTTGTATTGGAGCAGGGTGCCGTGATTAGTGTGATTATTTGCCTCCTGCTAGGTGCCTTGGTTGGACTCCTCAACGGTCTATTGATTGTTAAGATGAAGATCCCCGATTTGCTAACGACACTGGGGATGATGTTTTTGATTCAAGGACTTCAGCTAATCCCCTCTGCAGGTCGTACTATTAGTGAAGGTATGCTGATGGAGGACGGGGAGGAAGCAATGGGGTTTTTTGATCCGAGCTTTCTTTATCTTGGGCAAGGCCGTCTCTTCGGAGTAATTCCAATTCCAGTGATTGTCATGCTGGTGATCGCTCTCCTTGTTTACATTGTTCTGGACCATACACGTTGGGGTCGAGTGATGTACGCCATTGGTGGAAACCCAGAGGCCACTCGACTGGCTGGAGCACCTGTTAATTTATATCGAATTATGGCTTACGTGATCAGCGGCACGATTGCATCGATTGGTGGAGTGCTCCTGGTAGCCCGAGTTGGAGTTGGAGACATCACCAGCGGTACAGGGTTGCTGCTGGATGCGGTCGGGGCTGCCTTGATTGGCTTCGCAGTTTTTGGAGTTCGACGACCAAATCCGTTTGGCACTCTCGTCGGAGCCATCTTCATTGGGGTTCTATTGAGCGGCTTAACAATGTTGAGCCTGCCCTACTACACCCAGGATTTTATCAAAGGCGGAGTGCTGGTCCTCTCGCTGATGTTTACTTTTGCGCTGGCAAAGCGCTCCTAG
- a CDS encoding substrate-binding domain-containing protein, with product MKKMLSAACSLLFLLITTTTLWAQIAGAPPPFDGSKKLKVALVQLLVEGEFMQTFRSGAKRQAEMLGMEFLALNTKNADNKAQADAVDRAISLGVDAILLSHGRPETMREPIQRALAKGIKVVAFDIYFEDLTNIVTHMAQDDVLLGQMALDALVADFNGQANVGYIYIPGVLPLDKRDTSFTKVKQEYPGIKEIARHGSLESPISTKNADQVKATMQANRNINAYFAPYDEFAKGVVIALRELNMSDKVKVYSADISTVDIRQMTQDGSPWAATAATNPAAIGATGIRALAMKLTGEWLPQEITIPPMLFTQKMLRDNNVQRFNDLFEKFPEFNTVDRASATWIPRDSSGKF from the coding sequence ATGAAAAAGATGCTGTCCGCAGCTTGCTCCCTTTTGTTCCTCTTGATCACAACGACTACGCTTTGGGCCCAGATTGCTGGGGCTCCTCCGCCATTTGATGGATCTAAAAAGCTCAAAGTTGCCTTGGTTCAGCTTTTGGTGGAAGGCGAATTTATGCAGACCTTCCGCTCTGGAGCCAAACGGCAGGCTGAGATGCTGGGTATGGAATTCCTGGCATTGAATACAAAAAATGCCGATAACAAAGCCCAGGCTGATGCCGTGGATCGTGCGATCAGTCTTGGAGTGGATGCAATCCTGCTGAGTCACGGACGACCAGAGACGATGCGAGAGCCCATCCAGCGAGCCTTGGCGAAAGGGATCAAAGTGGTCGCATTCGACATCTACTTCGAAGATCTGACCAATATCGTTACCCACATGGCCCAAGATGATGTCCTGCTGGGTCAAATGGCACTGGACGCCTTAGTGGCTGATTTCAATGGCCAAGCAAACGTTGGGTATATCTACATTCCAGGTGTTCTACCACTGGACAAGAGAGATACCAGCTTCACCAAGGTCAAGCAGGAATACCCAGGTATCAAGGAAATCGCCCGTCATGGCTCCCTCGAGTCACCGATCTCCACCAAGAATGCTGATCAGGTGAAGGCTACGATGCAGGCAAACCGCAATATCAACGCCTACTTTGCACCTTATGATGAGTTTGCAAAAGGGGTTGTGATCGCCCTGCGTGAACTGAACATGAGTGACAAGGTGAAAGTCTACAGTGCCGACATCAGCACCGTTGATATTCGTCAGATGACCCAGGATGGAAGCCCTTGGGCTGCGACCGCTGCTACGAACCCTGCTGCAATTGGCGCAACTGGGATTCGAGCTTTGGCCATGAAACTGACCGGGGAGTGGCTGCCACAAGAAATCACGATTCCACCTATGCTCTTCACCCAGAAGATGCTACGTGACAACAATGTTCAGCGGTTCAATGATCTCTTTGAGAAATTCCCAGAGTTCAATACCGTTGATCGAGCTAGCGCAACTTGGATTCCCAGAGATTCCTCAGGCAAGTTCTAA